Proteins from a single region of Phycisphaerae bacterium:
- a CDS encoding agmatine deiminase family protein, which produces MSAGMLAVACLVFGMSCDRAGPGDGGTSREAARRAASQPARGGESGGGLIPAIDIGASVAARSLVPLSEYDGRIEYIVIHVPDEFLEQLWTPMRDLLAALPLTAGVSLICNSDATCAALSSRLASAGFDSRSGVHVRRIPRPMLIWSRDRYIGAISAVSGESIVMVPQIVQNFDAVRRAAEREIPKLLRQFGASYGIADSPLILEGGNVLNGGRHVLVGANVMRENLGRLTEDQTRAELARTFKPRVMLVADGSGLPPVSHIDMFITVVDEGDVLVGSPRLAGELMSTADESSRRALDERLFIRPDMPDAKAPDFSPERCARFDQVAAALEREGYRVRRLPYVDCRHGDFIVSYNNVLQETIGGRRVVYMPTYGIPALDEASRRAYESMGMSVRPIDTSAVCHLLGAIRCMANVIGRGTSADESAGGLP; this is translated from the coding sequence ATGTCGGCCGGTATGCTCGCCGTGGCATGCCTGGTATTTGGCATGAGTTGTGATCGGGCCGGTCCCGGCGACGGGGGGACATCGCGCGAGGCGGCTCGACGCGCGGCGAGTCAGCCCGCTCGAGGCGGGGAATCCGGCGGTGGCCTCATTCCGGCGATTGATATCGGCGCGAGCGTGGCGGCGCGATCGCTTGTACCTTTGTCAGAGTATGACGGACGGATTGAGTACATCGTCATTCATGTGCCGGACGAATTTCTGGAGCAGCTCTGGACGCCGATGCGCGACCTGCTGGCCGCCTTGCCGCTGACGGCGGGCGTCAGCCTGATCTGTAACAGTGATGCCACGTGCGCGGCACTTTCCAGCCGGTTGGCGAGCGCCGGATTCGACAGTCGGTCGGGGGTGCATGTGCGGCGCATACCGCGACCGATGCTTATCTGGTCGCGTGACCGATACATCGGTGCGATCTCTGCGGTCAGTGGCGAGTCGATCGTGATGGTGCCGCAGATTGTTCAGAACTTCGACGCGGTTCGCCGGGCCGCGGAGCGGGAGATTCCGAAGCTGCTCAGGCAGTTCGGCGCGTCGTACGGCATCGCGGACAGTCCCTTGATTCTGGAGGGCGGCAACGTGCTGAACGGGGGCCGTCACGTACTCGTCGGGGCGAATGTCATGCGAGAGAATCTCGGGCGATTGACCGAGGATCAGACGCGCGCGGAACTGGCGCGGACTTTCAAGCCGCGCGTGATGCTTGTGGCCGACGGGTCGGGCTTGCCGCCCGTTTCGCACATTGACATGTTCATTACCGTTGTGGACGAAGGGGATGTGCTTGTCGGCAGTCCCCGGTTGGCCGGCGAGCTCATGTCGACGGCGGATGAGTCGTCCCGGCGGGCGTTGGACGAACGGCTTTTCATTCGGCCGGACATGCCGGATGCGAAGGCGCCGGATTTCTCGCCGGAGCGATGCGCACGCTTCGATCAGGTGGCTGCCGCGCTGGAGCGGGAGGGCTATCGGGTGCGACGTTTGCCGTACGTTGATTGTCGCCACGGTGACTTCATTGTGAGCTACAACAATGTGCTTCAGGAGACAATCGGCGGTCGGCGTGTCGTGTACATGCCGACGTACGGCATTCCTGCGTTGGACGAGGCGTCGCGACGGGCGTACGAATCGATGGGGATGTCGGTGCGTCCGATCGACACCTCGGCTGTGTGTCACCTGCTGGGGGCGATTCGGTGCATGGCGAATGTGATCGGGCGCGGGACCTCGGCGGATGAGTCGGCCGGTGGCTTGCCGTGA
- a CDS encoding DUF11 domain-containing protein: MRFKQTVQIASVFAMIVALGSTQQSAHAQVWSSLINEGSTPPGTPVGYAVSTINAPKINGVGGWAIVTNLTGSTPVISSIYGAPDGVTPPGFLRFEGTVAGLLQNDFNTTALGLDDLGRPLYRCGSVVGGTDESAVFIDDSLLVQQGTFIVGGVLDGYEMDLYNGPDMNLTQNGVAWSVARVRSPSNVLDEAVIRGTNELIMIGQTILPGMATPLDNDSSATFGRLSVSPNGLEYIVEAQLETTGTGVPTSANEFMVYSGSPMRINGQIVQEGQPVPGGLPGENFGTAFDPYEVNDFGDVIMNISSTAAAAQNEIIIVRGQIVLREGTPIGGVTLGTTPESLAINSNGDWVVAWNTTSPTGECIIFNGNVILKRGDPVDLNNNGDPNDDGAVMAVVNSFQGYGLQISDRDASGNVTIYANLDVDTNGSPTTGEVEGLYRITLPTGTPTSHELQINVTVSPDPGFEVPGQIEYTVSVRNNSPTSSTGVTVTSTLPTGVAYNSGDPVTSPSGNDVIGNIGNLGPYEVFKYRFLCDVTTPGLKSVTSVVAANEADPIPANNSITVSSNVEPIVELALSIVDSPDPQNVQNGPITYTIQVTNNGPSAASGIIVNFTLDGTTTFSSTDAVAIHDGSPFGGVVTADISGPNGLNGPLPNGQSFSFGVVVLPTVVGTINVSGSVLSNETDRTPANNNAAAATTYALISNLAVAITDAADPISPGADITYTVTVSNAGPTDATGVVADFVLDPSTSLISVTAPGAPNGPNVQAGIGNLASGGQVSFDVVVSTSGLRYTHASATVTGGGVQVDPNLGNNNVEEVTAALPHAIGLTRPIFSDIVTDPSSDVPGLPGRKFTNFKRPWRSPNGENWIIVGEIDQNISPQNDSDGGADDDVIIRSVGGFVETVAQEGVSLDDLGEPYGAFDEQLSINDNGDFAFATDTNTTLNVPGEIIVKSVSNVFTTVAREDDINLAVIQLYNFDLRSPVIQNNGSTWFYALLGADVNSITGRAFFSDDGGALQLRNASGYVPQNQVTNPTWAWYDWERYQMTTNGTGSSYLVRGRTSSTPTGGSFRRIVGIGTAGNPPATATTVVLEEGVPAAGFASPIKTGTVANYAWMAPNGDWYARGTNNDNEDWVIRNGAVLAKSGDPVHSGTTEAWHNSTAANALSPSLTGVAYFVFAGNNNGDSIVGGYTVSRDNDSNVALVYNNERIIVRENDPIDMNGNGLLDDDLYISRFGEDDLIMDESGHAYMVVVLRNANGTEVGDAFVAIDLNCNGIYGDLNSDGFVDGADLQAFTECVLVGNPAASTCRCADMNLDGLVDLNDIDTMATVLTYQP, translated from the coding sequence ATGCGATTCAAACAAACAGTTCAGATTGCCAGTGTCTTCGCGATGATCGTCGCGCTGGGAAGCACCCAGCAATCAGCGCACGCGCAAGTGTGGTCATCACTCATAAACGAGGGCTCGACGCCGCCGGGAACTCCCGTCGGATATGCGGTCAGTACGATCAACGCGCCCAAAATCAACGGTGTCGGCGGATGGGCAATTGTCACCAACCTTACCGGTAGCACTCCCGTCATCAGCTCCATTTACGGCGCGCCGGATGGTGTCACTCCCCCCGGATTCCTCCGATTCGAGGGAACCGTTGCCGGACTGCTTCAGAATGACTTCAACACGACCGCACTCGGTCTCGACGATCTCGGTCGGCCGCTCTATCGCTGCGGTTCGGTCGTTGGAGGAACCGATGAGTCTGCGGTTTTCATCGACGATTCATTGCTCGTCCAGCAAGGCACATTCATCGTCGGCGGCGTGCTCGACGGCTACGAAATGGACCTCTACAACGGCCCTGACATGAATCTGACGCAGAACGGCGTGGCCTGGTCTGTCGCGCGCGTTCGCAGCCCATCAAACGTGCTGGACGAGGCAGTGATCCGAGGCACCAACGAACTGATCATGATAGGACAGACCATCCTGCCGGGAATGGCCACCCCGCTGGACAACGACTCGAGTGCGACATTCGGCCGACTTTCAGTCTCGCCGAACGGCCTCGAATACATCGTTGAGGCTCAGCTCGAGACAACCGGAACCGGCGTTCCTACATCCGCGAACGAATTCATGGTTTATTCCGGTTCTCCGATGCGAATCAACGGCCAGATCGTTCAGGAAGGCCAGCCTGTCCCCGGCGGACTGCCCGGCGAGAATTTCGGCACGGCGTTTGATCCTTACGAGGTAAACGATTTCGGCGATGTCATCATGAACATCTCCTCGACTGCCGCAGCCGCCCAGAACGAAATCATCATCGTTCGAGGCCAGATTGTTCTCCGCGAAGGCACACCGATCGGCGGCGTCACCCTCGGCACAACGCCGGAATCGCTCGCGATTAACAGCAATGGCGACTGGGTTGTCGCGTGGAACACCACCAGCCCGACAGGCGAATGCATCATCTTCAATGGAAATGTGATTCTCAAGCGAGGCGACCCGGTCGACCTCAATAACAACGGCGACCCCAATGACGACGGCGCGGTGATGGCCGTCGTGAATTCGTTCCAAGGCTACGGCCTGCAGATTTCCGATCGAGACGCCTCCGGCAATGTCACGATCTATGCCAATCTCGATGTCGATACCAACGGGAGTCCGACCACCGGCGAAGTCGAGGGGCTCTATCGAATCACGCTTCCGACCGGCACGCCCACATCGCACGAACTGCAGATCAATGTCACGGTCTCGCCAGATCCCGGGTTCGAAGTCCCCGGGCAAATCGAATACACAGTCAGCGTTCGGAACAACAGCCCAACAAGCTCAACCGGCGTTACGGTGACCAGCACGCTGCCGACCGGCGTCGCCTACAATTCTGGTGACCCCGTCACGTCACCCAGCGGAAACGACGTCATTGGTAACATCGGAAACCTCGGACCCTATGAAGTCTTCAAGTACCGGTTCCTCTGCGACGTGACCACGCCGGGCCTGAAATCGGTGACCTCCGTGGTGGCCGCTAACGAAGCAGATCCAATTCCCGCAAACAATTCCATCACCGTCAGTTCCAACGTCGAACCCATCGTCGAGCTGGCGCTTTCGATCGTCGATTCGCCGGATCCGCAGAATGTGCAGAATGGCCCGATCACATACACCATTCAGGTCACCAACAACGGTCCTTCGGCCGCATCGGGAATCATCGTCAACTTCACCCTCGACGGAACGACAACCTTCTCTTCAACCGATGCCGTTGCAATTCACGATGGCTCGCCGTTTGGTGGCGTCGTCACAGCCGACATCTCCGGACCTAACGGACTGAACGGTCCCCTGCCGAACGGCCAATCATTCTCGTTCGGAGTCGTCGTGCTGCCGACCGTCGTCGGGACCATCAATGTGAGCGGCTCAGTCCTCTCGAACGAAACCGACCGAACGCCGGCGAACAACAACGCAGCCGCGGCAACCACGTACGCGCTGATATCCAACCTGGCCGTCGCGATCACGGATGCGGCCGATCCGATCAGCCCCGGCGCGGACATCACTTACACCGTGACCGTCAGCAATGCCGGCCCCACCGACGCGACCGGCGTCGTCGCTGATTTTGTGCTGGATCCGAGTACCTCGCTCATTTCCGTGACCGCGCCCGGCGCGCCCAACGGCCCGAATGTCCAGGCCGGCATCGGCAACCTGGCGAGCGGCGGCCAGGTCAGCTTCGACGTCGTTGTGAGCACTTCCGGCCTGCGATATACCCACGCCAGCGCGACGGTTACCGGCGGAGGCGTGCAGGTCGATCCGAACCTCGGAAACAACAATGTCGAGGAAGTGACGGCCGCCTTGCCGCATGCCATCGGATTGACACGGCCTATTTTCTCCGACATTGTCACCGACCCGAGTTCCGATGTTCCCGGACTGCCCGGCAGAAAGTTCACCAACTTCAAGCGACCGTGGCGCAGCCCCAACGGCGAGAACTGGATCATCGTCGGCGAGATAGATCAGAACATCAGCCCGCAGAACGATTCCGACGGCGGCGCCGATGACGACGTCATCATCCGGAGCGTCGGCGGATTCGTGGAAACCGTCGCTCAGGAGGGCGTCAGCCTGGATGACCTCGGCGAACCCTACGGCGCTTTCGATGAGCAACTTTCAATCAACGACAACGGCGACTTTGCATTCGCCACGGATACGAATACGACACTGAATGTGCCTGGTGAGATCATCGTCAAGAGCGTTTCAAACGTCTTCACAACCGTCGCTCGCGAAGACGACATCAACCTCGCAGTGATCCAGCTCTACAATTTCGACCTGCGATCCCCCGTCATCCAGAACAACGGTTCCACGTGGTTCTATGCACTGCTCGGCGCGGACGTCAATTCCATCACGGGACGTGCATTCTTCAGTGACGATGGCGGGGCACTCCAGCTCCGAAATGCCAGCGGCTATGTTCCGCAGAACCAGGTCACCAATCCCACCTGGGCATGGTACGACTGGGAGCGCTACCAGATGACGACCAACGGCACAGGTTCGAGTTATCTCGTCCGCGGTCGAACATCCAGCACGCCGACCGGCGGATCGTTTCGGCGCATCGTCGGCATCGGCACGGCCGGCAATCCCCCCGCAACTGCAACCACCGTCGTCCTGGAGGAAGGTGTCCCGGCTGCCGGGTTCGCGTCACCCATCAAGACCGGCACTGTCGCGAACTATGCGTGGATGGCGCCGAACGGCGACTGGTACGCCCGCGGCACCAACAATGACAACGAAGACTGGGTCATCCGAAACGGCGCAGTCCTCGCGAAGTCCGGCGATCCCGTTCATTCCGGCACGACGGAGGCATGGCACAACTCGACAGCGGCCAACGCGCTGAGCCCTTCACTGACCGGCGTGGCATACTTCGTTTTCGCCGGTAACAACAACGGCGATTCGATCGTCGGAGGATACACGGTCAGTCGAGACAACGATTCGAACGTCGCTCTCGTCTATAACAACGAACGTATCATTGTCCGCGAGAATGATCCGATCGACATGAACGGAAACGGGCTGCTCGATGACGACCTGTATATCAGCCGGTTTGGGGAAGACGACCTGATCATGGACGAGAGCGGCCATGCCTACATGGTAGTCGTTCTCAGAAACGCAAACGGTACCGAGGTCGGCGACGCGTTCGTTGCGATTGACCTCAACTGCAACGGCATCTACGGAGATCTGAACTCGGACGGATTTGTCGACGGTGCGGATCTGCAGGCATTCACCGAGTGCGTGCTCGTCGGCAATCCGGCCGCATCGACTTGCCGATGCGCCGACATGAATCTCGACGGCCTGGTCGACCTGAACGACATCGATACCATGGCGACCGTTCTGACCTACCAGCCGTAA
- a CDS encoding prepilin-type N-terminal cleavage/methylation domain-containing protein: MNRRMRVRSERGRSRHSAGFTLIELLVVISIIALLLAILLPSLSKARERGKIAYCLSNLKTITLACVGYLGEQEGTNAPYLPWYISPTLPGYTVTVRTPWVFAGIKAPNPESGTFATADSSVYLAEDRPINKYMMPGSISDSDTTNLPFRCPSDRTHKTAIISDPPIFTETDTRSSFEANGNSYTLNTRWAQGYSWFTGGDFTVAQLFGQTGGQSYAKRINKAFVGGSASRFVIVPEQGFYSATYRAGPTVASSLATPQRFGWHKEFSKWSLGFADGHAEYQYYDTRVAITPTATIWQPNWKFADGMP; this comes from the coding sequence ATGAATCGACGAATGCGTGTACGCAGCGAGCGGGGGCGATCCCGGCATTCTGCCGGATTCACACTGATTGAATTACTGGTCGTTATTTCCATCATTGCTCTATTGCTGGCGATCCTTCTTCCGTCGCTGTCCAAGGCGCGCGAGCGCGGCAAGATCGCTTACTGTCTGTCCAACTTGAAAACAATCACACTCGCCTGCGTGGGCTATCTCGGCGAACAGGAAGGAACCAACGCTCCCTATCTGCCGTGGTATATCTCGCCGACGCTTCCGGGCTACACCGTGACGGTGCGGACGCCGTGGGTGTTTGCCGGAATCAAGGCTCCGAATCCGGAAAGCGGCACCTTCGCCACGGCGGATTCGTCGGTGTATCTCGCTGAAGATCGACCGATCAATAAGTACATGATGCCCGGATCGATCAGCGATTCGGATACGACCAATCTGCCTTTTCGATGTCCGAGCGACCGAACGCATAAGACCGCGATCATCAGCGATCCGCCCATTTTCACGGAGACGGACACGCGCAGTTCCTTCGAGGCCAACGGGAACAGTTACACACTCAATACGAGATGGGCTCAGGGCTATTCGTGGTTCACCGGTGGCGATTTCACCGTGGCACAGCTTTTCGGCCAGACAGGCGGCCAGTCGTACGCCAAGCGGATCAACAAGGCGTTTGTTGGCGGCAGCGCGTCACGATTCGTGATCGTGCCGGAGCAGGGCTTCTATAGTGCGACGTACCGTGCGGGGCCGACTGTCGCGTCGTCACTTGCAACGCCGCAGCGCTTCGGCTGGCACAAGGAATTCTCAAAGTGGTCGCTTGGGTTTGCCGATGGGCACGCGGAGTATCAGTACTATGACACACGCGTAGCCATCACGCCGACGGCGACAATCTGGCAGCCGAACTGGAAGTTCGCTGACGGCATGCCTTGA
- a CDS encoding tetratricopeptide repeat protein: MSTQQSENPASPRIETVLAALGIAAIAILVFHPILDGRFLNWDDDRNFLSNESFRGLGASQLAWAWRTFHLGVWQPLAWVLFGTQYELGGLDPRIYHAFSVGMHALCAATLFLMAKTILDEAGRQAPAPVRTSAHGQRTSRANLIAAAIAATLFALHPLRVEVVAWVSCQPYLPSAFFCMLAVILYIRRHRDSNRPRRRILSYFGVITCYLIALAFKAPAITLPIVLLILDVYPLRRVRADSNQRSARAKHRFLALVWEKLPFIMVAVVVAFLAMKAKDVNESRMPFGEWKASERLAQSAYGVVFYLWKTIWPTGLSAFYELPSSMNLMQRPYFAAAIASLALTAVCLVVVRRRAAPLAAWTAYLVILAPNLGMIQISQQIAADRYAYLATVPLFLLLAGAIRAAWNRPFRPVRAVVIASVCVTCIALSFVARGEMRSWRNSESLWTAALAVNPRCAHAHCALGQALASDAQTAPAGDRDKLLADAAAHLAESARLKPDFAFAYSNLGAVCLYAGRYDDARAAYVRALDFANQFASDELSRIHAGLAIAFSHLGDKEAAWQHIRLAQRLGLPPEQVERLLDLM, translated from the coding sequence GTGAGCACACAGCAGTCCGAGAATCCGGCCAGCCCCAGAATCGAGACCGTGCTCGCCGCGCTCGGAATCGCCGCGATTGCGATACTCGTCTTTCACCCCATCCTCGACGGCCGCTTTCTAAACTGGGACGACGACCGCAACTTCCTTTCTAACGAATCGTTCCGGGGGCTTGGCGCATCGCAACTCGCGTGGGCCTGGCGAACTTTTCACCTCGGAGTCTGGCAGCCTCTGGCATGGGTACTTTTCGGAACCCAATATGAACTGGGCGGACTTGATCCGCGCATCTATCACGCTTTCAGCGTGGGGATGCACGCCCTCTGTGCCGCCACACTCTTCCTAATGGCGAAGACCATACTCGATGAAGCCGGCCGACAGGCTCCCGCTCCAGTTCGAACATCCGCGCACGGCCAGCGAACTTCCCGCGCCAACCTCATCGCGGCCGCGATTGCGGCGACACTCTTCGCCCTGCATCCCCTTCGCGTCGAGGTTGTCGCCTGGGTCTCCTGCCAGCCTTATCTGCCCTCCGCGTTCTTCTGCATGCTCGCCGTGATTCTTTACATCCGACGCCATCGCGATTCGAACCGGCCTCGAAGAAGAATTCTGTCGTATTTCGGCGTCATCACCTGTTATCTCATCGCACTGGCATTCAAGGCGCCGGCAATCACACTGCCGATCGTCCTCCTCATTCTGGACGTTTATCCGCTTCGCCGGGTTCGCGCCGATTCGAATCAGCGTTCGGCTCGCGCCAAGCATCGCTTCTTGGCCCTGGTCTGGGAGAAGCTGCCGTTCATCATGGTCGCGGTCGTCGTCGCTTTCCTCGCGATGAAGGCGAAGGACGTCAACGAATCCCGCATGCCGTTCGGTGAATGGAAAGCGTCCGAGCGTCTCGCCCAGTCCGCATACGGCGTTGTTTTCTATCTCTGGAAAACGATCTGGCCGACCGGCCTGTCGGCATTCTATGAATTGCCCAGCTCCATGAACCTGATGCAACGGCCGTATTTCGCCGCGGCGATCGCATCCCTCGCCCTGACGGCGGTCTGCCTTGTCGTTGTGAGACGACGGGCCGCGCCCCTCGCCGCGTGGACGGCCTATCTCGTGATACTCGCCCCGAATCTCGGGATGATTCAGATTTCCCAGCAGATCGCCGCCGATCGGTATGCCTACCTCGCCACGGTGCCGCTGTTTCTTCTGCTGGCCGGCGCAATCCGCGCCGCGTGGAACCGGCCATTCCGTCCGGTCCGGGCGGTTGTGATCGCCTCGGTGTGTGTCACGTGTATTGCACTCTCATTCGTCGCTCGCGGAGAGATGCGAAGCTGGCGGAATTCCGAATCACTCTGGACGGCCGCACTCGCGGTCAATCCGCGATGCGCTCACGCTCATTGCGCCCTGGGACAGGCCCTCGCGTCGGACGCCCAAACCGCGCCTGCCGGCGACCGCGACAAGCTGCTGGCGGACGCGGCGGCCCACCTTGCGGAATCCGCCCGGCTCAAGCCGGACTTCGCCTTCGCATACAGCAACCTCGGAGCGGTCTGTCTCTACGCAGGCCGATACGACGACGCCCGCGCCGCCTATGTCCGCGCCCTCGACTTCGCAAACCAATTCGCCAGTGACGAACTCTCGCGAATCCATGCCGGTCTTGCAATCGCTTTTTCGCACCTCGGTGACAAAGAAGCGGCATGGCAGCACATTCGACTCGCCCAGCGACTTGGACTGCCGCCCGAACAAGTCGAGCGCCTGCTCGACCTGATGTGA
- a CDS encoding ABC transporter ATP-binding protein, with protein sequence MSATILEAVNLRVEYGNFTALADFSIRLEGGNLLGFIGPNGAGKTTTLKAVAGLVPLAAGQVTVLGEAVEPGNTPALARIGFAPDTPPVYEDLRVVDFLRFVGLAYGLRGPTIDERIEFWLDQLWLTEKRNSKIKELSRGMRQRLTVARTLLPNPSLILLDEPAAGLDPAGRVQFRKMLGSLRDQGRALVVSSHILADLHEYCTHIAIMEGGRMRQFGTVAQVVGGNENNRCLYDVLLAYPTPDAARALEEIPEISLLQIHGRQISFEFEHDDARAAQLLRALLEKGLPIARFAPVEHDLEQAYLRTGIKQVD encoded by the coding sequence ATGTCCGCCACCATTCTCGAAGCCGTCAACCTCCGGGTCGAGTACGGGAACTTCACCGCGCTCGCCGATTTCAGCATCCGGCTGGAGGGCGGGAATCTCCTCGGCTTCATCGGCCCCAACGGCGCCGGCAAGACCACCACCCTCAAGGCCGTCGCGGGGCTCGTGCCTCTGGCGGCCGGGCAGGTCACCGTCCTTGGTGAGGCTGTTGAACCCGGCAACACTCCAGCGCTCGCGAGAATCGGATTCGCGCCCGACACGCCGCCGGTGTACGAGGATCTCAGAGTCGTCGATTTCCTCCGCTTTGTCGGCCTGGCCTACGGCCTTCGCGGCCCAACCATCGACGAGCGGATCGAATTCTGGCTCGACCAGCTCTGGCTCACCGAGAAAAGAAACTCAAAAATCAAGGAGCTTTCCCGTGGCATGCGTCAGCGTCTCACCGTAGCCCGGACCCTCCTGCCGAATCCAAGCCTCATCCTTCTCGATGAGCCGGCCGCAGGACTGGACCCCGCAGGCCGCGTTCAGTTCAGGAAGATGCTCGGAAGCCTTCGAGATCAGGGGCGCGCCCTCGTCGTCTCCAGCCACATTCTCGCCGACCTTCACGAATACTGCACACACATCGCCATCATGGAAGGCGGCCGAATGCGGCAGTTCGGAACGGTCGCCCAGGTTGTCGGCGGCAACGAAAACAATCGATGCCTCTACGACGTCCTGCTGGCATATCCAACGCCCGATGCCGCTCGTGCGCTTGAGGAGATCCCCGAAATCTCACTTCTCCAGATTCACGGACGCCAAATTTCCTTCGAATTCGAACACGACGACGCACGGGCCGCCCAACTGCTGCGGGCGCTGCTCGAAAAGGGACTTCCCATCGCGCGATTCGCGCCCGTCGAGCACGACCTCGAACAGGCTTACCTTCGCACTGGAATCAAGCAGGTTGACTGA